Proteins from a single region of Tautonia marina:
- a CDS encoding TolC family protein: MRPIAQSIACGILLLALPACGIPPRREAEPPPPLPDSFVGVTSPTNSSDLGTAEFYQDPVLLSLIDQAMMNNRELKILNEEVQLASTEILARSGAYLPFLTAGPTVGLERFSDRTLEGAAIDIDPFVFEPEKFFKNPHAYYFVGTNFTWQLDIYRQLRNARDAAAQRYVAAIERRNSFQIGLVAEIAENYYRLMAYDKRLENLNQINAFLEQSLQVAEARKEAARDTELAVLRFEAELRRNQSELLVLSQDIIETENRINLLTYRFPQPVGRDSTNFFDLYINTVNVGVPSELLQNRPDIRQAERQLVAAGLDVQVAQAEFYPQLILDAGVGWESFNMAGLFSPTAVAGNLMAGFVGPLVNRRAIKADYLANNARQLQAIYDYQRTILQAFTEVVNRLTEVQNYSQSVEIRKQQMTALESAVDVANQLFQFARTEYLDVLTAQRDLRDARTALIDTKELQLTAIIRAYQALGGGALLSVSDREEMLHPIPLVHEALSDDDFWKLSQTHYGSGKYFRALRASLERILPYRDRAFVTEPLPMSSGDSPVPILLEGAPETNPVVIPDSTPDDTSELPPDLPTIPPPPAELGPFAPMGTLMDSSIIAE, encoded by the coding sequence GTGCGCCCCATCGCGCAGTCGATTGCCTGCGGCATCCTCCTGCTCGCACTTCCGGCCTGCGGCATCCCACCTCGACGCGAAGCGGAGCCACCGCCGCCCCTGCCGGACAGCTTCGTCGGGGTCACCAGCCCGACGAACTCGTCCGACCTCGGGACCGCGGAGTTCTATCAGGACCCGGTTCTTCTGAGCCTGATCGACCAGGCCATGATGAACAATCGGGAACTGAAGATCCTGAACGAGGAGGTCCAGCTCGCCAGCACCGAGATTCTGGCACGCTCCGGGGCCTACCTCCCCTTCCTGACTGCCGGACCCACGGTGGGACTGGAGCGGTTCAGCGATCGCACGCTTGAGGGGGCCGCCATCGACATCGATCCCTTTGTTTTCGAACCCGAGAAATTCTTCAAGAATCCTCACGCTTACTATTTCGTCGGCACGAACTTTACCTGGCAGCTCGATATTTACCGGCAGCTTCGCAACGCCCGAGACGCGGCGGCCCAGCGATACGTCGCGGCCATCGAGCGACGGAACTCCTTCCAGATTGGCCTCGTCGCCGAGATCGCCGAGAACTACTACCGGCTGATGGCGTACGACAAGCGACTTGAGAACCTGAATCAGATTAATGCGTTCCTGGAGCAAAGCCTCCAGGTCGCCGAGGCCAGGAAGGAGGCCGCCCGGGACACCGAGCTGGCGGTTCTGCGGTTTGAAGCCGAACTCCGTCGGAACCAGAGCGAGCTGCTGGTTCTCTCCCAGGACATCATCGAGACTGAGAACCGCATCAACCTCCTCACTTACCGCTTCCCACAGCCGGTCGGGCGCGACTCCACGAACTTCTTCGACCTGTACATTAACACGGTCAATGTCGGCGTGCCCTCGGAGCTGCTTCAGAATCGGCCCGACATCCGCCAGGCTGAGCGCCAGCTGGTTGCTGCCGGGCTCGACGTTCAGGTCGCTCAAGCCGAATTTTACCCCCAGCTCATCCTCGACGCCGGCGTCGGTTGGGAGTCCTTCAACATGGCCGGCCTGTTCTCGCCGACAGCGGTGGCCGGCAATCTCATGGCCGGCTTCGTCGGTCCGCTGGTCAATCGAAGGGCGATCAAAGCCGACTACCTCGCCAACAATGCCCGGCAGCTCCAGGCCATTTACGACTACCAGCGGACCATCCTTCAGGCCTTCACCGAGGTCGTCAACCGCCTGACCGAGGTGCAAAACTACTCCCAGAGCGTCGAGATCAGGAAGCAGCAGATGACCGCGCTCGAGTCTGCGGTCGACGTCGCCAACCAGCTCTTCCAGTTCGCCCGTACTGAGTACCTCGACGTGCTGACCGCCCAACGCGACCTGCGGGACGCCAGGACGGCCCTGATCGACACGAAGGAGTTGCAGCTAACCGCCATTATCCGCGCCTACCAGGCACTGGGCGGTGGTGCCCTGCTTTCGGTCTCTGATCGGGAAGAAATGCTCCACCCGATCCCCCTCGTGCACGAGGCCCTCAGCGACGACGATTTCTGGAAGCTTTCGCAGACTCACTACGGCTCGGGCAAATATTTCAGAGCCCTTCGGGCGTCTCTTGAGCGAATCCTTCCCTACCGCGATCGTGCCTTCGTCACAGAGCCGCTCCCGATGTCCTCTGGCGATTCGCCCGTCCCGATCCTGCTTGAGGGGGCCCCCGAGACCAACCCGGTGGTCATCCCTGATTCGACGCCCGATGATACCTCCGAGCTTCCCCCTGATCTGCCCACCATCCCGCCGCCCCCGGCCGAGCTGGGCCCGTTTGCCCCGATGGGAACCCTCATGGATTCGAGCATCATCGCAGAATAG
- a CDS encoding 2-oxoacid:acceptor oxidoreductase subunit alpha produces the protein MTTSVQSQPEMGGVADARGSVNDLAIRVGTVNGSGSQSANLVLVRALFAMGIPCAAKNVFPSNIEGLPTWFHIRACEKGYIGNHPDPQVLVCMNEQTAADDVSQLCSGGVCIYRDDFKEGIGGLRDDVRFVPVPFAKLVGEAYPPDKSDPGYREKLRKVINMVYVGVVAGGTGIEMDAVRAAIRQQFPGRKAKAAEINIAAAEAGYAWVMENLPEGLPYRVERMDGTAGKILVEGNQAAALGAVFGGATVLSWYPITPSSSLAEYAEAYLKKYRTNPDGTRNFTVVQAEDELAAIGMGVGAGWAGARSITATSGPGISLMAEFVGLAYFAEIPVVIVDVQRMGPSTGLPTRTSQGDILAMHTLGHGDGRHIVLIPASPAECFAMTAEALDLAAEFQTPVFVATDLDLGMNLWMSDPFEYPEKPIRRGKVLDAEALEAHIQEFGSFGRYRDVDGDGVCYRTLPGTEHPLAAYFTRGTGHNEKSGYSERPEDWRANLDRLTRKLESARASLPKPVIEADPDAHVGLIAYGSSHWAAVEARDLLREQGIPTGYCRLRALPIDNTLGPGFVEKYDRVYVVDQNRDGQVNSLLRMTLVGGLDARLISVTHSNGTPIAAADIAGPITNWERSFHHDGSLTTPSQPPSEPRSDGPVVSTE, from the coding sequence ATGACGACCTCGGTTCAATCGCAACCCGAGATGGGTGGCGTTGCGGACGCGCGCGGTTCGGTCAACGACCTGGCAATTCGGGTCGGGACGGTCAACGGCTCAGGGAGCCAGTCGGCGAACCTCGTGCTGGTGCGGGCCCTGTTCGCGATGGGCATCCCCTGCGCGGCGAAGAACGTGTTCCCCTCGAACATCGAGGGGTTGCCGACCTGGTTCCACATCCGGGCCTGCGAGAAGGGGTACATCGGCAACCACCCGGACCCTCAGGTGCTCGTCTGCATGAACGAGCAGACGGCCGCCGACGACGTGTCCCAGCTCTGTTCCGGAGGCGTGTGCATTTATCGAGATGATTTCAAGGAGGGCATCGGCGGGCTCCGCGACGATGTTCGGTTCGTCCCGGTGCCGTTCGCGAAGCTCGTTGGCGAAGCGTACCCGCCGGACAAGTCGGACCCGGGATACCGCGAAAAGCTCCGCAAGGTCATCAACATGGTGTACGTCGGCGTGGTCGCCGGTGGGACCGGGATCGAGATGGACGCCGTGCGAGCGGCGATCCGGCAGCAATTCCCCGGTCGCAAGGCAAAGGCCGCCGAGATCAACATCGCCGCGGCCGAGGCCGGCTACGCGTGGGTCATGGAGAATCTGCCAGAGGGCCTGCCGTACCGGGTCGAGCGGATGGACGGCACCGCGGGCAAGATCCTCGTTGAGGGCAACCAGGCCGCTGCGCTGGGCGCGGTCTTCGGTGGGGCGACCGTCCTCAGTTGGTACCCGATCACGCCCTCCAGCAGCCTGGCCGAGTATGCCGAGGCTTACCTCAAGAAGTACCGGACCAACCCCGACGGCACTCGCAACTTCACCGTCGTGCAGGCCGAGGACGAGCTGGCGGCCATCGGCATGGGTGTCGGCGCCGGCTGGGCCGGGGCCCGGTCAATCACTGCGACCAGCGGGCCAGGCATCTCGTTGATGGCCGAGTTCGTCGGCCTGGCGTACTTCGCCGAGATCCCCGTGGTCATCGTCGATGTCCAGCGCATGGGGCCATCCACCGGCCTACCGACCCGCACCAGCCAGGGCGACATCCTCGCGATGCATACGCTCGGTCATGGCGACGGCCGACACATCGTGCTCATCCCCGCCTCGCCGGCCGAGTGCTTCGCGATGACGGCCGAGGCACTCGACCTGGCCGCCGAGTTCCAGACGCCGGTGTTCGTCGCTACCGACCTCGACCTCGGCATGAACCTCTGGATGAGCGACCCGTTCGAGTACCCCGAAAAGCCCATCCGGCGCGGCAAGGTCCTCGACGCCGAGGCGCTGGAGGCCCACATCCAGGAGTTCGGCAGCTTCGGCCGCTATCGGGACGTCGACGGCGACGGCGTCTGCTACCGCACCCTGCCCGGCACCGAGCACCCCCTGGCGGCATACTTCACCCGCGGCACCGGCCACAACGAGAAGTCTGGCTACAGCGAGCGGCCCGAGGACTGGCGGGCAAATCTCGACCGGCTCACGCGCAAGCTGGAGTCCGCCCGCGCCTCGTTGCCGAAGCCGGTCATCGAGGCCGATCCCGACGCCCACGTGGGCCTGATCGCCTACGGTTCAAGCCACTGGGCGGCCGTCGAGGCCCGTGACCTGTTGCGCGAGCAGGGGATCCCCACCGGCTACTGCCGGCTGCGAGCCCTGCCGATCGACAACACTCTCGGCCCCGGCTTCGTCGAGAAGTACGACCGCGTCTACGTGGTCGACCAGAACCGCGACGGCCAGGTCAATAGCCTGCTGCGGATGACGCTGGTCGGCGGTCTCGACGCCCGGCTGATCTCCGTGACCCACTCCAACGGTACACCGATCGCCGCCGCCGACATCGCCGGGCCGATTACCAACTGGGAGCGTTCCTTCCACCACGACGGATCGCTCACCACGCCCTCTCAGCCCCCCAGTGAGCCCCGCTCCGACGGGCCGGTCGTCTCGACCGAGTAG
- a CDS encoding thiamine pyrophosphate-dependent enzyme has translation MSKAEATIEVRSNGHTLSLPIVAFQGSPSTLCKGCGHNSITSRLIDVAKAVGLNPYTTVKLSGIGCSSKTPAYFLNYSHGFNALHGRMPSVATGALLANHRLTIIGISGDGDTANIGLGQFKHACRRNLPILYIVENNGCYGLTKGQFSATADLHARLRRASGEENPAAPFDLCLEAIVGGASFVARSFAGDKKQLDSLLKAALAHKGLAFLDIISPCVTFNDFPESTKSWTWGREHNEPLQEIGFVPRLPEIEVEQQAGQLTKVQLHDGSTITLRALREDHHDVRSRASAMDLILSSQERNEFLTGLLYVAPEKPDFLDTLGMTDTPLAHLPDEALRPSPEALADAMEAF, from the coding sequence ATGTCGAAAGCTGAAGCAACCATCGAGGTCCGATCCAACGGCCACACCCTGAGCCTGCCGATCGTGGCGTTCCAGGGTTCACCGTCGACCCTGTGCAAGGGATGTGGGCACAACAGCATCACCAGCAGATTGATCGACGTGGCAAAGGCTGTCGGGTTGAACCCTTACACCACGGTCAAGCTCAGCGGCATCGGATGTTCGAGCAAGACGCCGGCCTATTTCCTCAACTACAGCCACGGGTTCAACGCCCTGCACGGCCGCATGCCCAGCGTGGCCACCGGCGCCTTGCTGGCCAACCACCGTCTGACGATCATCGGCATCAGCGGCGACGGCGATACGGCCAACATCGGTCTCGGCCAGTTCAAGCACGCCTGTCGTCGGAACTTGCCGATACTCTACATCGTTGAGAACAACGGCTGCTACGGCCTGACCAAGGGCCAGTTCTCCGCCACCGCCGACCTCCACGCCAGGCTCCGTCGCGCCAGCGGCGAGGAGAACCCGGCCGCCCCCTTCGACCTGTGCCTGGAGGCCATCGTCGGTGGCGCGTCGTTCGTCGCCCGCTCCTTCGCCGGCGACAAGAAGCAGCTTGACTCGCTCCTCAAGGCGGCCCTGGCTCACAAGGGATTGGCCTTCCTGGACATCATCAGTCCTTGCGTGACCTTCAACGACTTCCCTGAGTCGACCAAGAGCTGGACCTGGGGACGTGAGCACAACGAGCCGCTCCAGGAGATCGGCTTCGTCCCCCGGCTACCCGAGATCGAGGTCGAGCAGCAGGCTGGCCAGCTCACGAAGGTCCAGCTCCACGACGGATCGACCATCACGCTGCGAGCCCTTCGGGAGGACCACCACGACGTCCGCAGCCGAGCCTCGGCGATGGACCTGATCCTCAGCAGCCAGGAGCGCAACGAGTTCCTCACCGGGCTGCTCTACGTCGCGCCGGAGAAGCCCGATTTCCTCGACACGCTCGGCATGACCGACACGCCCCTCGCCCACCTCCCCGACGAAGCCCTCCGCCCCAGTCCAGAGGCCCTGGCCGACGCGATGGAAGCATTTTGA